One segment of Plasmodium vivax chromosome 14, whole genome shotgun sequence DNA contains the following:
- a CDS encoding Kinesin motor domain containing protein (encoded by transcript PVX_101175A), with the protein MVYRINKNAQHSSATSAPKERGAGKGGKGKDSHKESHKDPHKDPHKDPHKDPHKDPHKDPHKDPHKDPHKDIHQWYLSNNIEQKKKKNEEIERDKDAYFEDAEVEKNVEEYISVVCRIKNNVSEKGEDQQSSEVDVIRKVAKNKLVIDTCPMGNKNNGLNLEYTYDRVYDIQNNNQMIFNDYIKNNIKNIFQGINCSIMAYGQTNSGKTYTMLGNFEYLNNLFHLCKDNQNDKMGWTVDSDIAITYEELTNCISNEPNYVGLIPHCINYIFNYISYHKSEKEPPNGRKEFVVTMSILEIYNEIIYDLISGESNLSVHMIDSNKNEFVIKNLREVEIENVINALHYLEEGVNNRKIAFTHMNKASSRSHLIFIIKINRYIHATNTVRCGKLCLVDLAGSERLKQTKATGSVKIETTMINKSLTVLSKVVNALAVMQIKEKMDKTGKEKPPDQLAAPVDPSTAEVTGTAQGGDEPAEKEDHAEEHKPGAPNAAKKAKFHGGGATTTAGAGGGPPPCVHIPYRDSKLTRVLSDSLGNNCKSILICTLSSKLHYLNETASTIKFAQRAKMVKAKPVVREEKMETKQDKEKKHTKQEGTENENNLKEKAADIFVNFNQNHITKDIIFFSFSLCIFSYICGFKSTGKVKYLDFFIESYKNKIDIIKEQLNKGGAATNDVNECILKTFDELKLLTEEEKERYLKTQQEKLHSGDAEEHPGAGKRHNHLHKLLGNRLFGKAAPADGVTAGVGASVGAKDDTSVTAGAAANLDAGTAAGGPHLEEEEDALIGDILIKMKNDICNILKFNLASLRSNLKEDAQMFDEMLSIVNSVKENNNIFLMNELNQLGKADVSGSHSEGKSQAEEGEANNPPHKGINHSPHDPPAHGRGKASAKGAGAKDKQSIADRKADPKGGKKWARWKGDHTEKDHQTQHAQHQVELYHPEDFARNILSVHNIQNIFEYVNNNYAKFISDFTTDKSTVFTNFDLKENLDRQIIEKNNTIYNFIHSATMFQHSGTLKDLNSNYFFNRIQTELFNNYGNHQHGNHQHGNHQHGNHQHGNHQHGNLQHGNHQHGNHQHGNHQHGNFRCVHSMLEGRAAVTGDSGDNVSGDVSAPPKQKKYFSIRDIQPAEQEDADAANHDDLLHITSGINQSVKFASSKGGDTPGVEKSVNFADNGNTSSRGELPNGGMTPKQNKQKEPSPRNTIRVSQNGLQMNELANLIENEDFKKLYEYITDKGNNNEGVHFRDGEECSHAAFKELESRINQEIRKINDYVTVDISPVSGGGKGKRGSKANSKKGRSASAEGKRSSRKASKEDYHNGNGTNNDGNIGNGNVSNGNIGNGNVSNGNIGNGNAGQRAGEGGTPQIEDARRNPTDSKAANNFSHTHISYLEKKRTTNLFFQKIINMFRNIFQKKESPKEPIEINTSDLIDNELLYNKKLLEKNLDSYNIRNFQINDKKIYLLNESEYVHLRELINYKNKMLSFLNCEYRKFKMSLS; encoded by the coding sequence ATGGTGTACCGCATCAACAAGAACGCCCAGCACAGCAGCGCGACGTCGGCCCCCAAGGAGAGGGGCGCGGGCAAGGGGGGCAAGGGGAAGGACTCGCATAAGGAATCGCATAAGGACCCGCATAAGGACCCGCATAAGGACCCGCATAAGGACCCGCATAAGGACCCGCATAAGGACCCGCATAAGGATCCTCATAAGGACCCTCATAAGGACATCCACCAGTGGTACCTCTCAAACAACATCgagcagaagaaaaagaaaaacgaggAAATCGAGAGGGACAAAGATGCCTACTTCGAAGACGCGGAGGTGGAGAAAAACGTGGAGGAGTACATAAGCGTCGTGTGCAGGATAAAGAACAACGTGagtgaaaagggagaagaccAACAAAGCAGCGAAGTGGATGTCATCCGAAAGGTAGCCAAGAACAAACTAGTCATAGACACCTGTCCCatgggaaataaaaacaacgGACTCAATTTAGAATACACCTACGATCGAGTATACgatattcaaaataataatcaaatgatttttaatgattatataaagaataatataaaaaatattttccaagGAATCAACTGCAGCATCATGGCATACGGGCAAACGAACAGTGGGAAGACTTACACCATGCTGGGGAACTTCGAATACCTAAACAATCTCTTTCACCTTTGCAAGGACAatcaaaatgataaaatgggATGGACAGTCGATAGCGACATTGCCATTACGTATGAAGAGCTGACCAACTGCATATCGAATGAACCCAATTACGTAGGGCTCATTCCTCACTGCAtcaattacatttttaattacataagCTACCACAAAAGTGAGAAAGAACCaccaaatgggagaaaagAATTCGTGGTTACCATGTCTATCCTCGAAATATACAACGAGATTATCTACGACTTGATTAGTGGGGAGAGTAACCTCTCCGTGCATATGATAGATTCTaataaaaacgaatttgTCATCAAAAATTTAAGAGAAGtcgaaattgaaaatgttATTAATGCTCTTCATTATCTAGAGGAAGGTGTTAACAACAGGAAGATCGCCTTTACACATATGAACAAAGCTTCCTCCAGATCTCATCTGatctttattataaaaattaataggTACATTCATGCCACCAACACGGTGAGGTGTGGCAAGCTATGTCTCGTTGACTTGGCTGGAAGTGAAAGACTCAAACAGACCAAGGCGACGGGATCGGTCAAAATAGAAACCACCATGATTAACAAAAGCTTGACGGTCCTCAGCAAGGTGGTGAACGCCTTGGCTGTCATGCAGATTAAGGAGAAAATGGACAAGACGGGGAAGGAGAAGCCCCCCGATCAGCTGGCCGCCCCGGTGGACCCCTCCACTGCGGAAGTTACGGGTACTGCACAGGGGGGAGATGAACCTGCAGAGAAGGAGGACCACGCGGAGGAGCACAAACCGGGCGCTCCCAACGCGGCGAAGAAGGCCAAgttccacggggggggagccacCACCACAGCGGGAGCGGGAGGGGGGCCCCCTCCCTGCGTGCACATCCCGTACCGAGACTCCAAACTCACGAGGGTGCTCTCGGACAGCCTGGGCAACAACTGCAAGAGCATACTAATCTGCACCCTTTCGTCGAAGCTGCACTACCTGAACGAAACGGCCTCCACCATCAAATTCGCGCAGAGggccaaaatggtgaaggcCAAGCCGGTGGTTcgcgaagaaaaaatggaaacgaaACAGgacaaggagaagaagcataCCAAACAGGAGGGAACCGAAAATGAGAACAATCTTAAGGAGAAAGCGGCCGACATCTTCGTCAATTTCAATCAAAATCATATTACCAAGGAtatcattttcttctccttcagtcTCTGCATCTTTAGCTACATCTGTGGGTTCAAGAGCACCGGCAAGGTGAAGTACCTGGACTTCTTCATCGAGTCAtataagaacaaaattgacataATAAAAGAGCAACTGaacaaagggggagcagccaccAACGATGTTAACGAGTGCATTCTGAAGACCTTCGATGAGCTTAAACTTCTaacagaggaggaaaaggagaggtACTTGAAGACCCAGCAGGAGAAGCTGCACAGTGGCGATGCGGAGGAGCACCCGGGCGCGGGCAAAAGGCACAACCATTTGCACAAGCTGCTGGGGAATAGACTCTTTGGGAAGGCGGCCCCAGCGGATGGAGTTACCGCAGGAGTTGGCGCAAGCGTTGGCGCAAAGGATGACACAAGCGTTACCGCAGGAGCTGCCGCAAACCTCGATGCAGGAACCGCCGCAGGGGGGCCCCAcctggaggaagaggaagacgcgCTGATAGGAGACATCCtaatcaaaatgaaaaacgaCATTTGCAACATTCTGAAGTTTAACCTAGCTAGTCTGAGGAGCAACCTGAAGGAGGACGCGCAAATGTTCGACGAGATGCTCAGCATTGTAAACAGCGTGAAGGAGAACAACAACATTTTTCTGATGAACGAGTTGAATCAGCTCGGCAAGGCAGACGTATCGGGAAGTCACTCGGAGGGCAAGAGCCAAGCAGAAGAGGGTGAAGCGAATAATCCGCCTCACAAAGGGATAAACCACTCCCCACACGATCCGCCAGCCCACGGAAGGGGGAAGGCAAGTGCAAAGGGGGCGGGGGCAAAGGATAAGCAGTCCATTGCCGACCGGAAGGCGgaccccaagggggggaaaaagtgGGCCCGGTGGAAAGGGGACCACACAGAGAAGGATCATCAGACGCAGCACGCGCAACACCAAGTGGAGCTGTACCACCCGGAGGACTTCGCCAGGAACATCCTGAGCGTGCACAACATACAAAACATCTTCGAGTACGTGAATAACAACTACGCCAAATTTATCAGCGATTTTACCACCGACAAGAGCAccgtttttacaaatttcGATTTGAAGGAAAATCTAGACAGGCAAATTATAGAGAAGAATAACACCATCTATAATTTCATTCATTCCGCCACCATGTTTCAGCACAGCGGGACGTTGAAGGATTTGAACAGCAACTACTTCTTCAACAGAATTCAGACGGAGCTGTTTAACAACTACGGCAACCACCAGCATGGCAACCACCAGCATGGAAACCACCAGCATGGAAACCACCAGCATGGAAACCACCAGCATGGCAACCTCCAGCATGGAAACCACCAGCATGGAAACCACCAGCATGGAAACCACCAGCATGGCAACTTCAGGTGCGTGCACAGCATGCTGGAGGGCAGGGCCGCGGTCACCGGCGACAGCGGCGACAATGTGAGTGGCGATGTGAGCGCCCCCCCCAAGCAGAAGAAGTACTTCTCCATTAGGGACATCCAGCCAGCGGAGCAGGAGGACGCCGACGCCGCGAACCACGATGACCTTCTCCACATCACCAGCGGGATCAACCAAAGCGTGAAATTCGCCagcagcaaagggggagacacACCAGGGGTGGAAAAATCGGTGAACTTCGCCGACAATGGGAACACCTCCAGTCGTGGCGAACTGCCCAACGGAGGGATGACCccaaagcaaaacaaacagAAGGAACCCAGCCCACGAAACACCATCCGTGTGTCCCAAAACGGACTCCAAATGAACGAATTGGCAAACTTAATAGAAAATGAGGacttcaaaaaattgtacgAATATATTACGGACAAGGGGAACAACAATGAGGGGGTTCATTTTAGGGATGGAGAAGAGTGCTCCCATGCGGCCTTCAAAGAACTCGAGTCAAGGATCAATCAAGAAAtacgcaaaataaatgactACGTGACGGTGGATATATCCCCCGTGAGTGGGGGCGGGAAGGGGAAGCGCGGCAGCAAGGCAAACAGCAAGAAGGGTAGAAGCGCGAGCGCAGAAGGGAAGCGTTCCTCGAGGAAAGCCAGCAAAGAGGACTACCACAACGGCAATGGCACTAATAACGATGGCAACATCGGCAATGGCAACGTCAGCAATGGCAACATCGGCAATGGCAACGTCAGCAATGGCAACATCGGCAATGGCAATGCTGGCCAGCGGGCCGGTGAgggaggaaccccccaaaTTGAGGACGCCCGCCGAAACCCCACGGACAGCAAAGCAGCCAACAACTTCAGCCACACACACATTTCatacttggaaaaaaaacgaacgaccaatttgttcttccaaaaaattattaacatgtttagaaatatttttcaaaaaaaagaatcccCCAAAGAGCCAATCGAAATTAACACCTCAGACCTCATCGACAATGAACTTCTCTATAATAAAAAGctgctggaaaaaaatttagattCTTATAACATTCGAAATTTCCAAATAAACGATAAAAAGATTTACCTCCTCAACGAGTCGGAGTACGTACACCTCAGGGAGCTAATCaattacaaaaacaaaatgctGTCCTTTTTGAACTGCGAGTATAGGAAGTTTAAAATGTCTCTGTcgtga